From a single Oceanobacillus kimchii X50 genomic region:
- a CDS encoding acylphosphatase, with the protein MRHVKVKVKGQVQGVGFRYFTQHAASDNAIAGWVRNEDDGSVLIEAQGEEQNMDAFLKEVEQGPTKFARVQDMELTELEEDAGLTKFEVKY; encoded by the coding sequence ATGAGACACGTAAAAGTAAAGGTAAAAGGGCAAGTACAAGGCGTTGGATTTCGTTATTTTACACAACATGCAGCGTCAGACAATGCTATCGCTGGATGGGTTAGAAATGAAGATGATGGAAGTGTTCTTATCGAAGCGCAGGGTGAAGAGCAAAACATGGATGCTTTCTTAAAAGAAGTAGAACAAGGTCCGACTAAGTTTGCCAGAGTTCAAGATATGGAACTGACGGAGTTGGAAGAAGATGCTGGGCTTACCAAGTTTGAAGTGAAATATTAA
- a CDS encoding Gfo/Idh/MocA family protein, with translation MKYKKVRWGIIGCGDVTEVKSGPAFQKVSNSQLVAVMRRTGELAKDYAERHGVPKWYDDADALINDSEVDAVYIATPPGSHKEYTLKVAQAGKPVYVEKPMALNEAECQEMIQACKDADVPLYVAYYRRAQPRFKKVKELLDARAIGDVRFVSTTQYQKIADDIKEQPSLPWRLQPEISGGGLFFDLASHTLDILDFLLGPIEEVHGIKSNQAGYYEAEDIVTGIYRFESGVHGIGNWCFTAFENVDKNEIVGSEGKITFSTYGDDPVVLTTADGQEEWSFERPKHVHQPLIETIMKDLTTETKQSPSTGESGARANWVMDELTK, from the coding sequence ATGAAATATAAAAAGGTACGTTGGGGGATTATTGGTTGTGGGGATGTAACAGAAGTAAAAAGTGGACCTGCTTTTCAAAAAGTGAGCAATTCCCAACTAGTGGCAGTCATGCGAAGAACCGGTGAATTAGCAAAAGACTATGCAGAACGTCATGGTGTGCCAAAATGGTATGATGATGCGGATGCTTTAATCAACGATTCAGAAGTGGATGCGGTATATATCGCAACTCCACCAGGTTCTCACAAAGAGTATACATTGAAGGTGGCTCAAGCAGGAAAGCCGGTATATGTCGAAAAACCAATGGCATTGAACGAGGCAGAATGCCAGGAGATGATTCAAGCGTGTAAAGATGCAGACGTTCCATTGTATGTTGCCTATTATCGAAGAGCACAACCTAGATTTAAAAAGGTAAAGGAACTATTGGACGCACGAGCCATCGGTGACGTACGTTTTGTGTCTACCACGCAATATCAAAAGATCGCTGATGATATAAAAGAGCAACCGTCACTTCCATGGCGGTTACAACCAGAAATATCGGGGGGCGGCCTGTTTTTTGACCTTGCCAGTCATACATTAGATATTCTTGATTTCTTACTTGGGCCTATCGAAGAAGTGCATGGAATAAAGTCCAATCAAGCGGGATATTACGAAGCAGAAGATATTGTAACAGGCATCTATCGATTTGAGTCTGGGGTACATGGTATAGGAAATTGGTGTTTTACTGCTTTTGAGAATGTAGATAAAAACGAAATTGTCGGGAGCGAGGGGAAAATTACGTTTTCCACCTATGGGGATGATCCAGTCGTTTTGACAACTGCTGATGGGCAAGAAGAATGGTCATTTGAGCGTCCGAAGCATGTCCATCAACCGTTGATTGAAACGATCATGAAAGATTTAACCACAGAAACTAAACAAAGCCCTAGCACTGGTGAAAGTGGCGCTAGAGCAAATTGGGTCATGGATGAGTTAACGAAATAA
- a CDS encoding ABC transporter substrate-binding protein, with protein sequence MMKYKGAIFSIVLLIFTVIIISFLSKAENTTNVADGKGQETITVWAWGGWAQHLEDIAPIFEERNPGININVNNQGVEQVYQRLTTGLASGQSSQLPDIVQMEEQRLPIYNNNFPNSFVDLTEFGFDQYADVLPEAKVGALSNEEGNLIGLPGDIGPVGLFYRIDVFEDANVDPQSIKTWDDYIDAGKTIKEVTGIDMLGFMANDDISLYKILLQQQGSFYFNEDGEITTESKESKKAFLLMNELFHSGIAANVTNWDGRIASLQNNQVATVPGAVWWSRSLMQQVTNSKGNWRVMKLPEFKEGNTHAAADGGSNFVIPKASDNQRIAYEFIKFATTDLESLTSLVENYFMFPAYTPLYEEEIFKEGNAYFGNQKVLQLFAEISEEVPKVNYTSDYLRANITYSDELASMMLQNKSPKEAWQSVLKKLQSSTGRESSEED encoded by the coding sequence ATGATGAAATACAAAGGTGCTATTTTTAGTATTGTTTTATTAATCTTCACCGTAATAATTATAAGTTTTCTAAGCAAAGCGGAAAATACCACTAACGTTGCAGACGGAAAAGGACAAGAAACAATTACCGTATGGGCATGGGGTGGATGGGCTCAACATCTAGAAGATATAGCTCCTATTTTTGAAGAACGTAATCCAGGCATAAACATCAATGTAAATAATCAAGGAGTTGAGCAAGTCTATCAAAGATTAACTACTGGTCTAGCATCAGGCCAATCAAGCCAGTTGCCAGATATTGTGCAGATGGAAGAACAACGATTACCTATTTACAATAACAACTTCCCTAATAGCTTTGTGGATTTAACAGAGTTTGGATTTGATCAATATGCTGATGTCTTGCCTGAAGCAAAAGTTGGAGCATTATCAAATGAAGAGGGAAACTTAATTGGATTGCCAGGTGATATTGGACCTGTTGGTTTATTCTATCGAATTGATGTTTTCGAAGATGCTAATGTTGATCCGCAAAGCATAAAGACTTGGGATGACTATATTGATGCTGGAAAAACTATTAAAGAAGTAACGGGTATCGATATGCTCGGTTTTATGGCAAATGATGATATATCTTTGTATAAGATTTTATTGCAACAACAAGGAAGTTTTTATTTTAATGAAGACGGAGAAATTACTACAGAATCAAAGGAATCGAAGAAAGCATTTCTGTTGATGAACGAATTGTTTCATAGTGGGATAGCAGCAAATGTTACAAATTGGGATGGAAGAATTGCATCACTGCAAAATAATCAGGTTGCAACAGTACCCGGCGCAGTCTGGTGGTCACGAAGTTTGATGCAACAGGTAACAAATTCAAAAGGGAATTGGAGAGTAATGAAATTACCAGAATTTAAAGAAGGCAATACACATGCAGCAGCAGATGGCGGATCGAATTTTGTCATACCTAAAGCTTCTGATAATCAAAGAATAGCTTATGAATTCATTAAGTTTGCTACTACTGACTTGGAAAGTTTAACTAGCTTAGTTGAAAACTATTTTATGTTCCCTGCTTATACCCCTTTATATGAGGAAGAAATCTTTAAGGAAGGGAACGCGTACTTTGGAAATCAAAAGGTGCTGCAGTTATTTGCCGAGATTTCCGAAGAGGTACCAAAAGTAAATTATACTTCGGATTATTTACGTGCGAACATTACCTATTCAGATGAATTAGCTTCTATGATGTTGCAAAATAAGAGTCCTAAGGAAGCTTGGCAATCGGTATTAAAAAAACTACAGTCCAGCACAGGGCGAGAATCAAGCGAGGAGGATTAA
- a CDS encoding catalase, translating to MSNQEQNKKNQQLDKFRVNDKGKALTTNQGLKMNEDEFSLKAGDRGPSLLEDFHLREKITHFDHERIPERVVHARGFAAHGEFEAYESLAPYTKADFLSEAGKKTPVFVRFSTVAGSRGSGDLARDVRGFATKFYTDEGNYDLVGNNIPVFFIQDGIKFPDLIHAVKPEPHNEIPQAASAHDTFWDFVANNQETAHMIMWHLSDRAIPRSFRMMEGFGVHTFRFVNEEGQAFFVKFHWKPVLGVHSVIWDEAQKLNGNDPDFQRRDLYDAIENGQYPEYELGLQIIKEEDEFNFDFDILDPTKIWPEEDVPVKIVGKMTLNQNVDNYFAETEQVAFHPGHVVPGIDFTNDPLLQARLFSYTDTQLIRLGGPNFHELPINRPVCPFHNNQRDGYGRQTINSGQVSYHKNSLADNTPTPVSEEEGGYKHYQEKVEGKKVRARSVSFEDHFTQAALFWNSMSDVEKQHIIDAFSFELGKCQEVAIREQVLDMFSNVNHDLVTGIAENLGLAVPKKKDINYTKSSPALSQANTKKKADTRKVGIIVSDGFDEELFSYIKALNKANINPEIISDHQGSISSKGGSKIPVHHTFMTADSVLFDAILIVNKEGTKPLFTKEAPNFVKEAYMHYKPIGAIQDGASVLHDLGLTDEKGVVTNNAKQFVEAVAEARFWNRDGK from the coding sequence ATGAGTAATCAAGAGCAAAACAAAAAGAACCAACAACTAGATAAATTCCGAGTTAATGATAAAGGAAAAGCACTAACAACAAATCAAGGATTAAAAATGAATGAAGATGAATTTTCACTAAAAGCAGGTGATCGTGGTCCGTCATTATTAGAAGACTTTCATTTGCGAGAGAAAATCACCCACTTTGACCATGAACGCATTCCGGAACGTGTCGTTCATGCAAGAGGATTTGCTGCCCATGGGGAATTTGAAGCTTATGAATCACTTGCCCCATATACAAAAGCAGATTTCCTTAGTGAAGCTGGCAAGAAGACACCTGTCTTTGTTCGCTTTTCTACCGTAGCAGGTTCTCGTGGATCAGGTGATTTGGCGCGTGATGTCAGAGGATTTGCAACAAAATTTTATACAGATGAAGGAAATTATGACCTAGTTGGAAATAATATTCCAGTCTTCTTTATCCAGGATGGCATTAAATTCCCAGATCTAATTCACGCGGTAAAACCTGAACCACACAATGAAATCCCACAAGCAGCATCTGCACATGATACATTTTGGGACTTTGTTGCTAATAATCAAGAAACCGCACATATGATTATGTGGCATCTATCCGACCGAGCAATTCCACGAAGTTTTCGAATGATGGAAGGCTTTGGAGTGCATACGTTCCGTTTTGTTAATGAAGAAGGACAAGCATTCTTTGTAAAATTCCACTGGAAGCCGGTTTTAGGCGTTCATTCCGTGATCTGGGATGAAGCACAAAAATTAAACGGTAATGATCCTGACTTTCAACGTCGTGACCTTTATGACGCGATCGAAAATGGCCAATATCCAGAGTACGAGCTAGGATTGCAAATCATTAAAGAAGAAGATGAATTTAACTTCGATTTTGATATTCTAGATCCAACCAAGATTTGGCCAGAAGAAGATGTTCCTGTAAAAATTGTTGGTAAAATGACATTGAATCAAAATGTAGATAATTACTTTGCGGAAACCGAGCAAGTTGCATTTCATCCAGGTCATGTCGTACCAGGAATTGATTTTACGAATGATCCGTTGTTACAAGCACGTCTATTTTCTTATACAGATACGCAACTCATTCGTTTAGGTGGACCAAATTTTCATGAACTACCAATTAATCGACCTGTCTGCCCATTCCATAATAATCAACGTGATGGATACGGCCGACAAACGATTAATTCTGGACAAGTTAGCTACCATAAAAACTCCTTAGCGGATAACACACCAACACCTGTTAGTGAAGAAGAAGGCGGTTATAAACACTACCAAGAGAAGGTGGAAGGCAAGAAAGTGCGGGCTCGAAGTGTTAGTTTTGAAGATCACTTTACACAAGCTGCTTTATTCTGGAACAGTATGAGCGATGTAGAGAAACAACATATCATTGATGCATTTAGCTTTGAACTTGGGAAATGTCAGGAAGTAGCGATTCGTGAACAAGTTCTCGATATGTTCTCAAATGTAAATCACGACTTAGTAACAGGAATTGCAGAAAACCTTGGACTAGCTGTACCGAAGAAAAAAGATATAAACTATACAAAATCTTCCCCTGCTTTAAGTCAAGCCAACACGAAGAAAAAAGCGGATACTCGTAAAGTAGGAATTATTGTCTCTGATGGATTCGATGAAGAATTATTCTCCTATATAAAAGCGCTGAACAAAGCAAACATCAATCCAGAGATCATCAGCGATCACCAAGGATCGATATCAAGTAAAGGTGGATCCAAAATTCCAGTGCACCACACCTTTATGACGGCAGATTCTGTCCTCTTTGATGCAATTCTAATTGTCAACAAAGAAGGAACAAAACCATTATTTACAAAAGAAGCTCCCAACTTCGTTAAAGAAGCTTATATGCACTATAAACCAATTGGTGCTATTCAAGATGGTGCTTCTGTACTTCATGATTTAGGACTAACAGATGAAAAAGGCGTTGTTACCAATAATGCGAAACAATTTGTAGAAGCCGTTGCCGAAGCGAGATTTTGGAATCGTGACGGGAAATAA
- a CDS encoding DUF624 domain-containing protein, with protein MTSIHGLLKWLIFFSFINIIFIIFTFLGGVLFGFVPAMSASIKTIQKELNQSSPTYRDVAKQFYDFFTSAFIPINLASVIPLLFGIIAIMNINITLGITNLFGMATFYGSITVLITTIFVLIHLALLQSTNKTFSVKQMIKLSYIAAFYYFPLNVLIVFFMILWLQFLLVAPGLSLFFGISVPIFICTVCYSKTKLYASQITTGIGEISFANKK; from the coding sequence ATAACGTCTATTCATGGATTATTAAAGTGGTTAATTTTTTTTAGCTTTATTAACATTATCTTCATCATCTTTACTTTCTTAGGTGGCGTTTTATTTGGATTCGTTCCTGCTATGTCCGCTTCAATAAAGACTATTCAAAAAGAACTAAACCAGTCGTCGCCTACTTATCGAGATGTCGCTAAACAGTTCTATGATTTTTTTACATCCGCATTCATACCAATCAATCTAGCATCCGTCATCCCTCTACTCTTTGGAATTATTGCCATAATGAATATAAACATAACGCTTGGTATAACCAACCTATTCGGAATGGCAACTTTTTATGGAAGTATCACTGTTCTTATCACAACTATATTTGTGCTTATCCATCTTGCTCTACTTCAATCTACCAATAAAACATTTTCAGTGAAGCAAATGATCAAACTATCTTATATAGCAGCATTCTACTACTTTCCACTAAATGTATTAATCGTTTTTTTTATGATTTTATGGTTGCAATTTCTACTAGTAGCTCCAGGATTATCCTTGTTTTTTGGAATTAGTGTTCCAATATTCATTTGTACCGTCTGTTATAGCAAAACTAAGCTATATGCAAGTCAAATAACTACTGGTATTGGGGAGATTAGCTTTGCAAACAAAAAATGA
- a CDS encoding carbohydrate ABC transporter permease, with protein sequence MEKTNMGIHRLDVGKNHAPLVLLAPAVLFFSLFIAYPIVSSLLLSFQKSEAGQSSFVGFDNYLRLFQDPLFYEAMKNTLIIGVIQTPSVIILGLLTATLLNSGLIKLENFFRLTYFTPAVTSLVGASVIFLLLLNQDNGLINFLLGLVGIDSIGWLNTPFWAKVSIILQGTWRWAGYNMVIILAGLQSISKDLYEAASIDGATKIRQFFSITIPQLRPVLLFCLIMSTIGSFQLFDEPYILTNGGPVNATTTITMYLYENGFQFFDFEYASAIAYVLVGFIAILTYLQFKLGGDKN encoded by the coding sequence ATGGAAAAAACCAACATGGGTATTCATCGTTTAGATGTTGGAAAGAATCATGCACCCCTCGTTCTATTAGCACCAGCAGTTCTGTTTTTTTCGTTGTTTATTGCTTACCCTATTGTGAGTTCTTTGCTTCTTAGTTTTCAAAAGTCAGAAGCAGGACAATCAAGCTTTGTAGGATTTGATAATTACCTTCGCCTGTTTCAAGATCCTTTGTTTTACGAAGCGATGAAAAACACCTTAATCATTGGGGTTATTCAAACCCCATCGGTTATTATCTTAGGATTACTTACAGCGACCTTATTAAATTCGGGGTTAATTAAACTAGAGAACTTTTTTCGGTTAACTTATTTTACTCCCGCTGTTACCTCACTAGTTGGGGCATCCGTTATATTTTTATTATTACTGAATCAGGATAATGGACTAATTAATTTCTTATTGGGATTAGTAGGTATCGACTCAATCGGATGGTTAAACACCCCTTTTTGGGCAAAGGTATCCATTATTCTACAAGGAACTTGGAGATGGGCAGGCTATAACATGGTAATTATTCTTGCGGGTTTACAGTCTATTTCGAAAGACTTATATGAGGCTGCTAGTATTGATGGGGCAACTAAAATTCGTCAATTCTTTTCGATTACGATACCTCAATTACGACCTGTATTATTATTCTGCTTGATCATGTCTACAATTGGTTCTTTTCAATTATTTGATGAGCCTTATATTCTAACCAATGGGGGTCCAGTTAACGCAACGACAACTATAACTATGTATTTATATGAAAATGGATTTCAGTTTTTTGATTTTGAATATGCATCTGCCATTGCCTATGTATTGGTGGGATTCATTGCTATACTAACTTATCTCCAATTTAAATTAGGAGGGGATAAAAATTGA
- a CDS encoding chromate transporter, giving the protein MVYWELFIAFFIPGILGYGGGPASIPLVENEVVSRFGWMTVQEFSEVLALGNSLPGPIATKMAGYIGYDVAGVIGASVSVFATVAPSLVLILALLGILYRYKNSPKVKRMTLYIRPVIGILLGVMAWNFFSESYIGIGFWQTAILAVASYFLMERIKLHPAFVIAGALIYGGFLL; this is encoded by the coding sequence ATGGTTTATTGGGAACTATTTATCGCCTTTTTTATACCAGGAATTCTCGGTTATGGAGGAGGTCCAGCTTCGATTCCATTAGTCGAAAACGAAGTGGTAAGTCGATTCGGCTGGATGACTGTTCAAGAATTCAGTGAAGTGCTTGCGCTAGGTAATTCTTTACCTGGACCAATTGCTACGAAGATGGCAGGTTATATTGGCTATGATGTTGCAGGTGTTATCGGTGCTTCGGTATCTGTATTTGCAACAGTCGCCCCATCGCTAGTATTAATCCTTGCGCTATTAGGCATACTTTATCGGTATAAGAATTCTCCAAAAGTAAAAAGAATGACGTTGTACATACGACCGGTGATTGGAATCTTACTGGGTGTGATGGCATGGAATTTCTTTAGTGAATCATACATCGGTATTGGATTCTGGCAAACAGCTATTCTAGCAGTCGCTAGTTATTTTCTTATGGAGCGTATAAAATTACATCCTGCATTTGTAATTGCAGGTGCATTAATTTATGGTGGGTTTTTGTTGTAA
- a CDS encoding DUF2264 domain-containing protein, with amino-acid sequence MQTKNDVNKFIQSYVKHVEDKLHNENQLIFDYTDTAYGKGITEIESILRPLWGEASLAHSENRPINKTILNKIIDGIDPLSTKYWGVLSDRDQRAVEMAVIGYALLLNEIVLWDNLTIKQQEQLVDWLLQINHIELPNNNWHFFRIIVNIGLEKVGVSLNIEKQNESLQVIESLYLGNGWYSDGSPNQMDYYVSFGFHFFSLLYAYFMKEKDAKRSEAYKERALIFAKDFIYWFSSKGDAVPFGRSMTYKFAQSAFWSALAFCDIKPFRTEVIKGIIFRNLRWWRKQPIIEYNNFLPIGYTYPNLIMAEGYNSPGSSFWAFKTLIITALSKDHTFWKVNEEPLPLLNERKLLKEARMLSVRPESDQVYLYTSGQYSKSEHLHNAEKYAKFVYSNLFGFNIAHSNYLRSQVAGDSMLSLSEYDDLFRFRRECAQISLHESYLFSEWYPWHDVQIRTYLIPFNNWHIRIHEINSTRELQAIEGAFSIPKPDVLKGANAEIHEEENSSYVSDGNLYSTITNLHGYDNGGKVITTEPNTNILTSNPILLPSLEANIVQGNNLLVSAIYGGTQPPVLENVPRFFRERHGFRVVQGESETFVQREG; translated from the coding sequence TTGCAAACAAAAAATGATGTAAATAAATTCATTCAAAGTTATGTAAAACATGTGGAAGATAAGCTTCATAATGAAAATCAATTGATTTTCGACTATACGGACACAGCCTATGGCAAAGGCATCACTGAAATTGAATCCATACTTAGGCCGTTATGGGGAGAGGCATCACTTGCTCATTCTGAAAACAGACCGATAAATAAAACCATCTTGAATAAGATTATAGACGGTATTGACCCGTTATCTACAAAATATTGGGGAGTATTGAGCGATAGAGATCAAAGAGCCGTAGAAATGGCTGTAATAGGCTATGCCCTGCTTTTAAATGAAATTGTACTCTGGGATAATTTAACTATAAAACAACAAGAACAATTAGTCGATTGGTTACTGCAGATTAACCATATAGAACTACCAAATAATAATTGGCATTTTTTTCGAATCATCGTCAATATTGGACTAGAAAAAGTCGGCGTATCTTTGAATATCGAAAAACAAAATGAATCATTACAGGTAATAGAAAGCCTTTATCTTGGTAATGGATGGTATTCAGATGGTTCACCAAATCAAATGGATTATTATGTTTCTTTTGGATTTCATTTTTTTAGTTTACTTTATGCCTATTTTATGAAAGAAAAAGATGCAAAAAGATCGGAAGCCTATAAAGAAAGAGCCTTAATATTTGCTAAAGATTTTATTTATTGGTTCTCTTCCAAAGGAGATGCAGTACCTTTCGGAAGGAGCATGACTTATAAATTCGCTCAGTCCGCTTTTTGGAGTGCACTTGCATTCTGTGACATAAAACCTTTTCGTACGGAAGTTATTAAAGGGATTATCTTTCGGAATTTGCGCTGGTGGAGGAAACAGCCAATTATTGAATATAACAATTTTCTACCGATTGGTTATACGTACCCAAACCTGATTATGGCAGAAGGATATAATAGCCCGGGTTCTTCCTTTTGGGCATTTAAAACATTGATTATTACAGCTTTATCAAAGGATCACACATTTTGGAAAGTGAATGAAGAACCACTCCCATTATTAAATGAAAGAAAATTACTAAAAGAAGCAAGAATGTTAAGTGTCCGTCCAGAAAGCGATCAAGTCTATTTATACACTTCTGGACAATATTCTAAAAGTGAACATCTGCATAATGCCGAAAAATATGCGAAATTTGTGTATTCCAACCTTTTTGGGTTTAATATTGCACATTCCAATTATCTACGATCACAAGTGGCTGGAGATTCCATGCTTTCTTTAAGTGAATATGATGACCTATTTCGATTTCGGAGAGAATGCGCTCAGATATCCTTACATGAAAGCTACCTCTTCTCAGAATGGTATCCATGGCATGACGTTCAAATCCGAACATATCTCATACCATTTAATAATTGGCATATTCGTATTCATGAAATTAATTCAACTAGAGAATTACAAGCAATTGAAGGTGCATTTAGTATCCCAAAACCGGATGTACTAAAAGGGGCTAACGCAGAAATACATGAAGAGGAAAATAGTTCTTATGTATCGGATGGAAACTTGTATTCCACTATTACTAATTTGCATGGTTATGATAATGGAGGGAAAGTAATTACTACAGAGCCAAATACGAATATTCTTACTTCTAATCCTATTCTTTTACCTTCTTTGGAGGCTAATATCGTACAAGGAAATAACTTATTAGTTTCAGCAATTTATGGTGGTACTCAACCTCCTGTATTGGAGAATGTGCCTCGTTTCTTTAGAGAGCGTCATGGATTCAGAGTGGTACAGGGTGAGTCTGAAACATTTGTTCAGAGGGAAGGGTGA
- a CDS encoding chromate transporter gives MRTHWNIFIAFFRVGMLGFGGGPSSIPLIYKEVVEKYKWMNDEDFGDVLALANTLPGPIATKLAGYIGYQVTGFWGMLNAVLAGIVPTIFLMVGLLVSLSSFREYDWVQGMTAAVIPVVAVMLATLTWQFIEKAGSGMGWLQTGIMLIIVFVLLEMLHIHPGILIATLLAIALLKKNKIPEQEEERTAREGGS, from the coding sequence ATGAGAACACATTGGAATATTTTTATCGCTTTTTTTCGCGTAGGTATGTTGGGATTTGGTGGAGGGCCTAGTTCCATACCGCTCATTTATAAAGAAGTAGTGGAAAAATATAAATGGATGAATGATGAAGATTTTGGTGATGTATTAGCACTTGCGAATACACTTCCAGGACCAATAGCGACCAAGCTTGCGGGTTATATCGGTTATCAAGTTACAGGCTTTTGGGGAATGCTTAATGCAGTACTAGCTGGTATTGTACCAACGATTTTTCTAATGGTAGGTTTGTTAGTGTCACTGTCATCTTTTAGAGAATATGATTGGGTGCAAGGAATGACGGCTGCAGTTATCCCTGTTGTAGCAGTGATGCTAGCGACATTGACCTGGCAATTCATTGAAAAAGCCGGAAGCGGAATGGGTTGGCTACAAACAGGTATCATGTTAATCATTGTTTTTGTTCTACTCGAAATGTTACACATCCATCCTGGAATTCTTATTGCAACGTTGTTAGCCATAGCATTATTAAAAAAGAATAAGATACCTGAACAAGAGGAAGAGAGAACAGCAAGGGAAGGTGGTTCGTAA